The Kineococcus mangrovi genome window below encodes:
- a CDS encoding MarR family winged helix-turn-helix transcriptional regulator translates to MADEVGDEVGDEVGDEVAQEMVPGISPVVVAVREVVHASRELGNRIARGAGRSATDTTALGLLDMYGPLGPAQIAGHLGISTASATTLVDRLEEAGDVHRVAHPTDRRRVVVHLDETTRERERAVWTPVVADIDAAARELPPQEQEVVRRYLVRLAALLARHP, encoded by the coding sequence GTGGCGGACGAGGTGGGCGATGAGGTGGGCGACGAGGTGGGCGACGAGGTGGCGCAGGAGATGGTCCCCGGGATCTCGCCCGTCGTCGTCGCCGTGCGCGAGGTCGTGCACGCCTCGCGGGAACTGGGCAACCGCATCGCCCGCGGCGCCGGGCGCAGCGCGACGGACACCACGGCGCTGGGGCTGCTCGACATGTACGGGCCGCTCGGCCCCGCCCAGATCGCCGGGCACCTGGGCATCAGCACGGCCTCGGCCACGACCCTCGTCGACCGGCTCGAGGAGGCCGGTGACGTCCACCGCGTCGCGCACCCCACCGACCGCCGGCGGGTCGTCGTCCACCTCGACGAGACCACGCGCGAGCGCGAGCGCGCCGTGTGGACCCCCGTCGTCGCCGACATCGACGCGGCGGCCCGGGAGCTGCCGCCGCAGGAGCAGGAGGTCGTCCGCAGGTACCTGGTGCGGTTGGCCGCCCTGCTCGCCCGGCACCCCTGA
- a CDS encoding NAD(P)-dependent alcohol dehydrogenase, which yields MPTTTEALVVEPGGAPVLTEVDLDDPRPDEVLVRTVAVGLCHTDLTVASGALPFPLPGVLGHEGAGVVEAVGSAVRGICVGDEVLTSFTSCGACRNCRQGHPAYCGQWLPLNLLGGRRADGSATITRAGEPLGGHFFGQSSFARHALVDERSLVRVPAGSPLPTLAPLGCGFQTGAGAVWNALRPGPGDAVVVLGTGAVGLAAVAAAALTPATRIVAVDRVGHRLETARRFGATHVVDTSALDGDLTAALVDVTGGGADGVVDTTGVPALLRAGVDALAPRGSALAVGAPPFGVEVGVDVNGLLPGRRVEGITLGDGDGATLVPALVDLVASGRMPLGELVRTYSFEEFDEAVADMRSGTTVKPVLVP from the coding sequence GTGCCCACCACCACCGAAGCCCTCGTCGTCGAACCCGGCGGGGCCCCCGTCCTCACCGAGGTCGACCTCGACGACCCGCGCCCGGACGAGGTGCTCGTCCGCACCGTGGCCGTCGGGTTGTGCCACACCGACCTCACCGTCGCCTCCGGCGCCCTGCCGTTCCCGCTGCCGGGGGTCCTCGGGCACGAGGGGGCCGGGGTCGTCGAAGCCGTCGGCTCGGCCGTCCGGGGGATCTGCGTCGGCGACGAGGTCCTCACGTCGTTCACCTCCTGCGGCGCGTGCCGGAACTGCCGCCAGGGGCACCCCGCCTACTGCGGGCAGTGGTTGCCGCTGAACCTGCTCGGCGGCCGCCGCGCCGACGGCAGCGCCACGATCACCCGCGCCGGGGAACCCCTCGGCGGGCACTTCTTCGGGCAGTCCTCCTTCGCCCGGCACGCCCTCGTCGACGAGCGCAGCCTCGTCCGCGTCCCGGCCGGGTCCCCCCTGCCGACGCTCGCCCCGCTCGGGTGCGGTTTCCAGACCGGGGCCGGGGCGGTGTGGAACGCGCTGCGTCCCGGGCCCGGTGACGCCGTCGTCGTGCTCGGCACCGGGGCCGTGGGCCTGGCCGCCGTGGCGGCCGCCGCCCTCACCCCCGCGACGCGGATCGTCGCCGTCGACCGCGTGGGGCACCGCCTGGAGACGGCGCGCAGGTTCGGCGCGACGCACGTCGTGGACACCTCCGCCCTCGACGGCGACCTCACCGCCGCCCTGGTCGACGTCACCGGGGGCGGCGCCGACGGCGTCGTGGACACCACGGGGGTCCCCGCGCTGCTACGCGCCGGGGTGGACGCGCTCGCGCCCCGGGGCAGCGCCCTGGCCGTGGGAGCGCCCCCGTTCGGCGTGGAGGTGGGCGTGGACGTGAACGGGTTGCTGCCGGGCCGGCGCGTGGAGGGGATCACCCTCGGCGACGGGGACGGCGCCACGCTGGTCCCGGCGCTGGTCGACCTCGTCGCGAGCGGGCGGATGCCCCTGGGGGAGCTGGTGCGGACCTACTCCTTCGAGGAGTTCGACGAGGCCGTCGCCGACATGCGCAGCGGGACGACGGTGAAACCCGTGCTCGTGCCCTGA
- a CDS encoding aldehyde dehydrogenase family protein, whose protein sequence is MTEAWPAGLGGLFIDGRRVQTPERLDVVDPATGRVVGDVSRGGAEHVEAAVAAARAAGEGPWGRTTGRDRSKVLLRIAELIRENADELVRLESLDVGKPVGLCRPVDVETAAEQYAYCAALAQTLDGSVRSTPFPAHAYTVREPVGVVAAITPFNFPLVLSSTKIAPALAAGNTVVHKPAADTSLSALFMAQLFLDAGVPAGVVNVVTGSGGEVGEALLQHPGVDKVAFTGSTEVGRHAAAVSGQNLTQVTMELGGNAANIVFADADVESAVGAAVKAFVFNTGQFCMGGPRLLVERPLYETVLGILAQAVPGVPVGDPRDPGTVVGPLASARQREVVEGFVERAKASGARVVCGGGRPELLGDLAEGFFYSPTVLADVGSTDPVVAEEVFGPVLTVQPFDSEDEAVEMANGTPYGLAAGLQTRDVARAHRVASRLRAGIVWVNDWALLDPAVPFGGVGASGFGREYGPEALASYTRTKSVVVSLA, encoded by the coding sequence ATGACGGAGGCGTGGCCCGCGGGCCTGGGCGGCCTGTTCATCGACGGGCGGCGGGTGCAGACACCGGAACGGCTCGACGTCGTCGACCCGGCGACCGGCCGCGTGGTCGGCGACGTCTCGCGCGGCGGGGCCGAGCACGTCGAGGCGGCGGTCGCGGCGGCGCGGGCCGCCGGGGAGGGCCCGTGGGGGCGCACGACGGGCCGGGACCGCTCGAAGGTGCTGCTGCGCATCGCCGAGCTCATCCGCGAGAACGCCGACGAGCTCGTCCGGCTGGAGAGCCTGGACGTCGGCAAACCCGTCGGGTTGTGCCGGCCCGTGGACGTCGAGACGGCCGCGGAGCAGTACGCCTACTGCGCCGCCCTCGCCCAGACCCTCGACGGGTCGGTCCGGTCGACGCCGTTCCCCGCGCACGCGTACACCGTCCGCGAACCCGTCGGCGTCGTCGCGGCCATCACCCCGTTCAACTTCCCCCTCGTGCTGTCCAGCACGAAGATCGCCCCGGCCCTGGCCGCGGGGAACACCGTCGTCCACAAACCCGCTGCGGACACCTCGCTCAGCGCCCTGTTCATGGCCCAGCTGTTCCTCGACGCCGGGGTCCCCGCGGGGGTCGTCAACGTCGTGACCGGTTCCGGCGGCGAGGTCGGCGAGGCGCTGCTGCAGCACCCGGGGGTCGACAAGGTCGCCTTCACGGGCTCGACGGAGGTCGGCCGGCACGCCGCGGCCGTCAGCGGGCAGAACCTCACCCAGGTCACGATGGAACTCGGCGGGAACGCGGCGAACATCGTCTTCGCCGACGCCGACGTGGAGTCGGCCGTGGGTGCGGCGGTGAAGGCGTTCGTCTTCAACACCGGGCAGTTCTGCATGGGCGGGCCGCGACTGCTCGTCGAACGCCCCCTGTACGAGACGGTGCTCGGGATCCTCGCCCAGGCCGTCCCCGGTGTGCCGGTGGGCGACCCGCGCGACCCGGGCACCGTCGTCGGTCCGCTCGCCTCGGCCCGCCAGCGCGAGGTCGTCGAGGGGTTCGTCGAGCGGGCCAAGGCCTCCGGCGCCCGCGTCGTGTGCGGGGGCGGGCGCCCGGAACTCCTCGGCGACCTCGCGGAGGGTTTCTTCTACTCCCCGACCGTCCTGGCCGACGTGGGCAGCACCGACCCCGTCGTGGCCGAGGAGGTGTTCGGACCGGTCCTGACGGTGCAGCCGTTCGACTCCGAGGACGAGGCCGTCGAGATGGCCAACGGCACCCCCTACGGGCTGGCCGCCGGGTTGCAGACGCGCGACGTCGCCCGCGCCCACCGCGTCGCGTCCCGGTTGCGCGCCGGGATCGTCTGGGTCAACGACTGGGCCCTGCTGGACCCGGCCGTGCCGTTCGGCGGGGTCGGCGCGTCGGGGTTCGGGCGCGAGTACGGGCCGGAGGCGCTGGCCTCCTACACCCGCACCAAGTCCGTCGTCGTCTCGCTGGCCTGA
- a CDS encoding glycosyltransferase 87 family protein: MLTQGTAEPAGPTGARPRGRAGLWRVLGVLVVLVAVAPIVHRYLVAYPDDQWQVDLEVYREAGRSLLIGRPVYLHETEVPQLLPFTYPTFSAVLSIPLALLPWAVAGWVWTGFQLLLLYVVVGLAFRPLLERAGRWSGLAHGLVVAACVWISPVGENIRFGQVNAVLVTLCLLDLVKGADGLRVGRSTLRWPRGALVGIAVAIKLTPGVFLVHFAITRQWRELRNAVLAAVGVTVATFAVAPEGSLQFWTSALLDSDRLGPNAGSSNQSLRGFVLRLYLSDGATTALWGVLALLAAVAGFALARALHRRGNLVGEVAACGLVALLVSPVSWLHHYLWGVVVLGALVGDARVRSRVVAAVAGLLLLWVAWPWWGANLLAERNVPTVVARTVQNGDLWWACAAVLVLWRSVVRHTPVQSQVVTNRSHSV, from the coding sequence GTGCTGACGCAGGGGACCGCTGAGCCGGCCGGACCGACGGGAGCGCGTCCCCGGGGGCGCGCGGGGCTGTGGCGGGTGCTCGGCGTGCTCGTCGTGCTCGTCGCCGTCGCCCCGATCGTGCACCGGTACCTCGTGGCCTACCCCGACGACCAGTGGCAGGTCGACCTGGAGGTCTACCGGGAGGCCGGGCGCTCGCTGCTCATCGGCCGGCCCGTCTACCTCCACGAGACGGAGGTGCCGCAGCTCCTGCCGTTCACCTACCCCACGTTCTCGGCCGTCCTGTCGATCCCGCTGGCGCTCCTGCCGTGGGCGGTGGCGGGGTGGGTGTGGACGGGGTTCCAGCTCCTGCTGCTGTACGTCGTCGTCGGCCTGGCGTTCCGGCCGCTGCTCGAGCGTGCGGGCCGCTGGAGCGGGCTGGCCCACGGGCTCGTCGTGGCGGCGTGCGTGTGGATCTCCCCGGTGGGGGAGAACATCCGCTTCGGGCAGGTCAACGCGGTCCTGGTGACCCTGTGCCTGCTGGACCTCGTCAAGGGCGCCGACGGTCTGCGGGTCGGGCGGTCCACGCTGCGCTGGCCGCGCGGGGCGCTCGTCGGGATCGCGGTCGCGATCAAGCTGACGCCGGGCGTCTTCCTCGTCCACTTCGCGATCACGAGGCAGTGGCGGGAGCTGCGCAACGCCGTCCTGGCCGCGGTCGGGGTGACGGTCGCGACGTTCGCCGTCGCCCCCGAGGGGTCCCTGCAGTTCTGGACGTCGGCGCTGCTGGACTCCGACCGCCTCGGCCCCAACGCGGGGTCCTCGAACCAGTCGCTGCGCGGCTTCGTCCTGCGCCTGTACCTGTCCGACGGCGCGACGACGGCGCTGTGGGGTGTGCTGGCCCTCCTCGCCGCCGTCGCCGGCTTCGCCCTGGCGCGGGCGCTGCACCGGCGCGGGAACCTCGTGGGGGAGGTCGCGGCGTGCGGTCTGGTGGCCCTGCTGGTCTCCCCGGTCTCGTGGCTGCACCACTACCTGTGGGGGGTCGTCGTGCTCGGTGCCCTCGTGGGGGACGCGCGGGTGCGCTCACGGGTCGTGGCGGCCGTCGCCGGGCTGCTGCTGCTGTGGGTCGCCTGGCCGTGGTGGGGGGCGAACCTGCTCGCCGAGCGCAACGTGCCGACCGTCGTGGCGCGGACCGTGCAGAACGGGGACCTGTGGTGGGCCTGCGCCGCGGTCCTCGTCCTGTGGCGGTCGGTCGTGCGACACACCCCAGTTCAATCACAGGTAGTGACGAACCGATCGCATAGCGTTTAG
- a CDS encoding WhiB family transcriptional regulator: protein MSEMGKGLRPTVDAWEWQLSGACRDADSELFFHPELERGAARQHRDAAALAICAECPVLRQCRQHVLTHRENYGVWGGLTEDQRDAIWSERTDKRRLRRAG from the coding sequence GTGAGTGAGATGGGCAAGGGACTCCGCCCCACGGTCGACGCCTGGGAGTGGCAGCTCTCAGGCGCCTGCCGGGACGCCGACTCCGAACTGTTCTTCCACCCCGAGCTGGAACGGGGAGCCGCCCGCCAGCACCGCGACGCCGCGGCGCTGGCCATCTGCGCCGAGTGCCCCGTGCTGCGCCAGTGCCGGCAGCACGTCCTGACGCACCGGGAGAACTACGGCGTCTGGGGCGGGCTGACCGAGGACCAGCGCGACGCGATCTGGAGCGAGCGCACGGACAAGCGGAGGCTGCGCCGGGCCGGCTGA
- the pheA gene encoding prephenate dehydratase, which translates to MLRYAFFGPVGTFTEAALRTVVGGAPAEPMASVDATIEAVRSGAADVGCVPIENSVEGGVPATLDGLAVGDPLVVVAEVVIPVTFVLAARPGVGLGDITRVSTHSHAHAQVRRWLHAQLPGVGYVPATSTAASAQALADELAGGEPAGFEGAICAPFAAARHGLDVLAEGIEDRAGAQTRFVLLSRPGAGTTPAPTGNDKTSLVVFLSEERPGALVEALEQFVTRGINLTRIESRPAGDALGRYCFSIDCDGHVTDARVGEALMGLHRVCERVRFVGSYPRAGAGSAATGSGPSEHDFEQARDWLDRLRAGAAS; encoded by the coding sequence GTGCTGCGCTACGCGTTCTTCGGCCCCGTCGGGACGTTCACCGAGGCCGCCCTGCGGACCGTCGTCGGCGGTGCGCCCGCCGAGCCGATGGCCAGCGTCGACGCCACGATCGAGGCGGTCCGCAGCGGGGCCGCCGACGTCGGGTGCGTGCCGATCGAGAACTCCGTCGAAGGCGGGGTCCCCGCCACCCTGGACGGGCTCGCGGTCGGTGACCCGCTCGTCGTCGTCGCCGAGGTCGTCATCCCCGTGACGTTCGTCCTCGCCGCCCGCCCCGGCGTCGGCCTGGGCGACATCACGCGCGTCAGCACCCACTCCCACGCCCACGCGCAGGTCCGGCGGTGGCTGCACGCGCAGCTGCCCGGCGTCGGCTACGTGCCCGCGACCTCCACGGCCGCCTCCGCCCAGGCCCTCGCCGACGAGCTCGCCGGTGGGGAACCGGCCGGCTTCGAGGGGGCCATCTGCGCCCCCTTCGCCGCCGCCCGGCACGGCCTGGACGTCCTGGCCGAGGGCATCGAGGACCGCGCGGGCGCCCAGACGCGGTTCGTCCTGCTGTCCCGCCCCGGTGCCGGCACGACCCCCGCGCCCACCGGGAACGACAAGACGTCCCTCGTGGTGTTCCTGAGCGAGGAGCGCCCCGGCGCCCTCGTCGAGGCGCTCGAGCAGTTCGTCACGCGCGGCATCAACCTGACCCGCATCGAGTCCCGCCCCGCCGGGGACGCCCTCGGCCGGTACTGCTTCTCCATCGACTGCGACGGGCACGTCACCGACGCCCGCGTCGGCGAGGCGCTCATGGGGTTGCACCGCGTCTGCGAGCGGGTCCGGTTCGTCGGCAGCTACCCGCGCGCCGGCGCCGGGTCCGCCGCCACCGGCTCCGGGCCCAGCGAGCACGACTTCGAGCAGGCGCGCGACTGGCTCGACCGGCTCCGTGCCGGCGCCGCCTCCTGA
- a CDS encoding EAL domain-containing protein, with the protein MTSPTCPETPPAADPAALALQTELPAAIADGQLRVHYQRIVAAGTHRVVGVEALVRWQHPERGLLAPGAFVPLAEGTPTMVALTTWVLERAVAQCAAWRAAGHDIGVSVNLSAALVQHPGLLGTVRAVLAEHRLEPGVLTLEVTETALLADPCGAAAVLAALRAAGARVSLDDFGTGYTSLTMLRQLEVDELKIDRTFVAAAAQAPVDAAIVRALVDLAHRLSMEVVAEGVEDERTAERVRALGADVLQGYHFARPVPAEEVFATVPGRPADSCGPAVDGEVEGLVPAPRPADEADRVQLAHHVLAATAAAPGLLRRTTALAARLVGAEFASFSVVTEEHVHLLAPHGHTFSRVPRDGTPCSWTVLQRDVLELDCGEDPRFADGDAVAAGVRYYLGVPVLDALGRALGVLCVYDRRPLGVDDAQREVLRLLAGVLADHVEGVDAAGQLDRVQAILQATAEVDRADGEAGVADVLTRAVHDLTRPDFTVLVGRCDGDPRWRVVDHHGETPHAVEGSVYDERARSAVARAVATQRPVWVPDARTSTVVDGDLARRWGVSAVLAVPVVTADGARYVLSQCWRRPQPDLPAVLRDAASAAACFAAHALTARSLSGAAGSAPAALPGPRSA; encoded by the coding sequence GTGACCAGTCCGACGTGCCCCGAGACGCCGCCCGCGGCCGACCCCGCCGCGCTCGCGCTGCAGACCGAGCTGCCCGCGGCCATCGCGGACGGCCAGCTGCGGGTCCACTACCAGCGGATCGTCGCCGCCGGCACCCACCGCGTCGTCGGCGTCGAGGCCCTCGTCCGCTGGCAGCACCCCGAGCGCGGGCTGCTCGCGCCCGGCGCGTTCGTCCCGCTCGCCGAAGGCACCCCCACGATGGTCGCGCTCACCACCTGGGTCCTGGAACGGGCCGTGGCCCAGTGCGCCGCCTGGCGCGCGGCGGGCCACGACATCGGGGTCTCGGTGAACCTGTCCGCCGCCCTCGTCCAGCACCCCGGCCTCCTCGGCACCGTCCGCGCGGTCCTCGCCGAGCACCGCCTCGAACCCGGCGTCCTCACCCTCGAGGTCACCGAGACGGCGCTGCTGGCCGACCCGTGCGGGGCCGCGGCGGTCCTGGCCGCCCTGCGCGCCGCGGGCGCCCGCGTCTCCCTCGACGACTTCGGCACCGGCTACACGTCGCTGACGATGCTGCGCCAGCTCGAGGTCGACGAGCTGAAGATCGACCGCACCTTCGTCGCGGCCGCGGCGCAGGCGCCCGTCGACGCCGCCATCGTGCGCGCCCTCGTCGACCTCGCCCACCGGCTGTCCATGGAGGTCGTCGCCGAGGGCGTCGAGGACGAGCGGACCGCCGAACGCGTCCGCGCGCTCGGCGCCGACGTCCTGCAGGGCTACCACTTCGCCCGGCCCGTCCCGGCGGAGGAGGTGTTCGCGACCGTCCCCGGCCGCCCGGCCGACTCCTGCGGGCCGGCCGTCGACGGGGAGGTCGAGGGGCTCGTCCCCGCACCGCGACCGGCCGACGAGGCCGACCGCGTCCAGCTCGCCCACCACGTCCTCGCGGCGACGGCGGCCGCACCGGGGCTGCTGCGGCGGACCACCGCCCTCGCGGCGCGCCTGGTCGGGGCTGAGTTCGCGAGCTTCAGCGTCGTCACCGAGGAGCACGTCCACCTCCTGGCCCCGCACGGGCACACCTTCAGCCGGGTCCCGCGCGACGGCACCCCGTGCTCGTGGACGGTGCTGCAGCGCGACGTCCTCGAGCTCGACTGCGGCGAGGACCCCCGGTTCGCCGACGGGGACGCCGTCGCGGCCGGCGTCCGGTACTACCTCGGGGTCCCCGTCCTCGACGCCCTCGGCCGCGCCCTCGGCGTCCTGTGCGTCTACGACCGGCGGCCCCTCGGCGTCGACGACGCCCAGCGCGAGGTGCTGCGGCTGCTCGCCGGGGTCCTCGCCGACCACGTCGAGGGCGTCGACGCGGCCGGCCAGCTCGACCGCGTCCAGGCGATCCTGCAGGCCACGGCCGAGGTGGACCGCGCCGACGGGGAGGCCGGTGTCGCCGACGTCCTCACCCGCGCCGTCCACGACCTCACCCGACCCGACTTCACCGTGCTCGTCGGCCGCTGCGACGGGGACCCGCGGTGGAGGGTCGTCGACCACCACGGCGAGACCCCCCACGCCGTGGAGGGTTCCGTCTACGACGAGCGCGCCCGCAGCGCCGTCGCGCGGGCCGTGGCCACCCAGCGGCCCGTCTGGGTGCCCGACGCCCGGACCAGCACCGTCGTCGACGGCGACCTGGCCCGTCGGTGGGGGGTCTCGGCGGTCCTGGCCGTCCCGGTCGTCACCGCCGACGGCGCCCGCTACGTCCTGTCCCAGTGCTGGCGGCGGCCGCAGCCGGACCTGCCCGCCGTCCTGCGCGACGCGGCGTCGGCGGCGGCCTGCTTCGCCGCGCACGCCCTCACCGCCCGCTCGCTCAGCGGGGCGGCGGGCAGCGCACCAGCAGCGCTCCCGGGTCCACGGTCAGCGTGA
- a CDS encoding diacylglycerol/lipid kinase family protein, with protein sequence MTVADLIDTGAVAVVLALALVVVFTLLARERRATRRLRAAQVPSTTPHLDPEQRRRAAIVVNPTKFSSLDEHALRRRQAYVAAVFRSHGWDDPVWFETTPTEHGRRQAREAVAQGVDLVLAAGGDGTVRSVAEGLTGTSTPMGLLPAGTGNLLARNLDVPHTDLAAALDLVFSEEDHRVDVGRLEVDRTGRDADPERHLFLVMAGLGFDAAMMAGVEDRLKQRLGYGAYVVSGARALWGPQAKVQISVDGSVPAPSRTRAVIVGNCGKLTKQLVLMPDARIDDGALDAVVLSPRGGIGWGEVAWAIATRDRRGQRRVRHLRGRRFEVRCTDPQEVQLDGDPIGAARRITLTVDPGALLVRCPPPR encoded by the coding sequence ATGACGGTGGCGGACCTGATCGACACCGGCGCGGTCGCCGTCGTCCTCGCGCTGGCCCTGGTGGTGGTGTTCACCCTGCTCGCCCGCGAGCGCCGGGCCACGCGGCGGTTGCGGGCGGCCCAGGTCCCGTCCACGACCCCGCACCTGGACCCCGAGCAGCGCCGGCGCGCGGCGATCGTGGTGAACCCGACGAAGTTCTCCTCCCTCGACGAGCACGCGCTGCGGCGTCGGCAGGCGTACGTGGCGGCGGTGTTCCGCTCCCACGGGTGGGACGACCCGGTGTGGTTCGAGACGACCCCGACCGAGCACGGCCGCCGGCAGGCCCGGGAGGCCGTCGCCCAGGGGGTGGACCTCGTGCTCGCCGCCGGCGGCGACGGCACGGTGCGTTCGGTCGCCGAGGGCCTGACCGGCACGTCCACGCCGATGGGCCTGCTGCCCGCGGGGACGGGGAACCTGCTGGCGCGCAACCTGGACGTCCCGCACACCGACCTCGCCGCGGCGCTGGACCTGGTGTTCTCCGAGGAGGACCACCGCGTCGACGTGGGCCGGCTGGAGGTGGACCGGACCGGCCGGGACGCCGACCCCGAGCGGCACCTGTTCCTCGTCATGGCCGGGCTGGGTTTCGACGCGGCGATGATGGCCGGTGTCGAGGACCGCCTCAAGCAGCGGCTGGGGTACGGCGCCTACGTCGTCTCCGGCGCGCGGGCGCTGTGGGGTCCGCAGGCGAAGGTGCAGATCTCGGTGGACGGGTCGGTTCCGGCGCCGTCGCGCACGCGGGCCGTCATCGTCGGCAACTGCGGCAAGCTGACGAAGCAGCTGGTCCTCATGCCGGACGCGCGGATCGACGACGGAGCGCTCGACGCCGTGGTGCTGTCCCCCCGCGGCGGGATCGGCTGGGGCGAGGTGGCGTGGGCCATCGCGACCCGGGACAGGCGCGGTCAGCGGCGGGTGCGGCACCTGCGGGGACGGCGGTTCGAGGTGCGGTGCACGGACCCGCAGGAGGTCCAGCTGGACGGCGACCCCATCGGGGCCGCGCGGCGCATCACGCTGACCGTGGACCCGGGAGCGCTGCTGGTGCGCTGCCCGCCGCCCCGCTGA
- the serS gene encoding serine--tRNA ligase: MIDLRLLRDEPDAVRASQRARGEDEAAVDRVLDLDARRRTAIAQFEQLRAEQKSRGKEVAAAQGEEKKRILAGVRELAERVKTAEAESTAVGEEFEAALRLIPNVVEDGVPAGGEDDYVVLEEVGTPPPLPEGLDAWRDHLELGEMLGAIDTERGAKVSGSRFYFLTGVGARLELALLNLAVAKAVENGFSPMITPTLVKPEVMAGTGFLGAHAAEVYHLQEDDLYLTGTSEVALAGYHAEEILDLSDGPKRYAGWSACYRREAGSYGKDTRGIIRVHQFHKVEMFSFCRPEDAAAEHQRLLGFEKDMLAAVEVPYRVIDTAAGDLGSSAARKFDCEAWVPTQGTYRELTSTSNCTTFQARRLGVRERLAEGSGTRPVATLNGTLATTRWLVAILENHQQADGSVRVPAALQPFLGLDVLTPVR, translated from the coding sequence GTGATCGACCTGCGACTCCTCAGGGACGAACCGGACGCCGTCCGGGCCAGCCAGCGGGCCCGCGGTGAGGACGAGGCCGCCGTCGACCGGGTCCTCGACCTCGACGCCCGCCGCCGCACGGCCATCGCCCAGTTCGAGCAGCTGCGCGCCGAGCAGAAGTCCCGCGGCAAGGAGGTCGCGGCGGCCCAGGGCGAGGAGAAGAAGCGGATCCTCGCCGGGGTCAGGGAACTCGCCGAGCGCGTCAAGACCGCCGAGGCCGAGTCGACCGCGGTCGGCGAGGAGTTCGAGGCCGCGCTGCGCCTCATCCCGAACGTCGTCGAGGACGGTGTGCCGGCCGGCGGTGAGGACGACTACGTCGTCCTCGAGGAGGTCGGTACCCCGCCGCCGCTGCCCGAGGGGCTCGACGCCTGGCGCGACCACCTCGAACTCGGCGAGATGCTCGGCGCCATCGACACCGAGCGCGGCGCGAAGGTGTCGGGGTCGCGGTTCTACTTCCTCACCGGTGTCGGGGCGCGCCTGGAACTGGCCCTGCTCAACCTCGCGGTGGCGAAGGCCGTGGAGAACGGGTTCAGCCCGATGATCACCCCGACGCTGGTGAAGCCGGAGGTCATGGCGGGCACCGGGTTCCTGGGCGCCCACGCGGCCGAGGTCTACCACCTGCAGGAGGACGACCTCTACCTCACCGGCACGAGCGAGGTCGCGCTCGCCGGGTACCACGCCGAGGAGATCCTCGACCTGTCGGACGGGCCGAAGCGCTACGCGGGCTGGTCGGCCTGCTACCGCCGCGAGGCGGGGTCGTACGGCAAGGACACCCGCGGCATCATCCGGGTGCACCAGTTCCACAAGGTCGAGATGTTCTCGTTCTGCCGTCCCGAGGACGCCGCGGCCGAGCACCAGCGGTTGCTGGGTTTCGAGAAGGACATGCTCGCCGCGGTCGAGGTCCCCTACCGGGTCATCGACACCGCGGCCGGGGACCTGGGCAGTTCCGCGGCCCGCAAGTTCGACTGCGAGGCGTGGGTCCCCACGCAGGGGACGTACCGGGAGCTCACCTCGACGTCGAACTGCACGACGTTCCAGGCCCGCCGGCTCGGGGTCCGCGAGCGCCTCGCCGAGGGCTCGGGGACCCGCCCGGTCGCGACCCTCAACGGGACGCTGGCGACGACGCGCTGGCTCGTGGCGATCCTGGAGAACCACCAGCAGGCCGACGGTTCGGTCCGCGTCCCCGCTGCGCTGCAGCCGTTCCTGGGGTTGGACGTCCTCACGCCCGTCCGCTGA